From the genome of Alicyclobacillus sp. SO9:
GTGGCCACGAGCCAACCGTTAGCAGCTCAAGCCGGAATGGACATCATGAAACGAGGCGGAAACGCCGTTGATGCAGCCATTGCGACTGCTGCCGCTCTGACAGTTGTTGAACCCACATCCAATGGCATTGGCGGCGATGCATTCGCCATCGTGTGGACGAACGGTCAGTTGCACGGGCTCAATTCCAGCGGTCAAGCACCAAAAACACTGACGCTGGAAAAGGTAAAATCGCTGGGACTAACCGAAATGCCGAAGTTTGGGTGGGTTCCTGTGACTGTGCCCGGGGTTCCTGGCGCATGGGCAGAGCTGTCTCGAAAGTTCGGAAAGCTCCCTTTGCATGAAGTGTTGGAACCGGCAGCGGTATTGGCGGAAACGGGTCATCCCGTGGCTCCGACGGTTGCGAAGTATTGGCAGGCAGCTTTCCGTCGCTATCAAGAAGTGCTCAAGGGAGAAGAGTTCAAATACTGGTTTGAAACCTTTGCAAACCAGGGGCGACCGCCTCAACCGGGAGAGTTGTGGGCTTCTCAGGGGCATGCCGACACGTTGCGGGAAATCGGCGAGTCCAGTGCACAGTCCTTTTATCAAGGCAGCCTGGCTAAGCAGATTGCATCATTTGCGAAGGATACGGGCGGCTTCATCAGTGAAGAGGATTTAGGCTTGTTCCAGCCAGAATGGGTTCATCCAATCAGTGTTCGTTATCACGGTTACGACGTTTGGGAATTGCCGCCAAACGGTCAAGGACTCATTACTCTCATGGCACTTAATATTTTGGATGGATACGAATTTCCTCATAGAGAAGCGGTTGAAACCTATCATCGGCAAATTGAAGCGATTAAACTTGCGTTTGCGGATGGGAAAAAATACATTACAGATCCACATGACATGACAGTAGCAACGAAGCAGCTTTTGTCGCGAAAGTATGCAGACGAGCGGCGGAAAATCATTACGGACACCGCTTTAGAGCCTTTTCCAGGTCGTCCTGACGCCGGCGGAACCGTCTATTTGGCAACGGCCGACAACGAAGGGAATATGGTGTCATTTATTCAGAGCAACTATATGGGCTTCGGATCAGGACTGGTTGTTCCCGGCACAGGAATTGCTTTACAAAACCGAGGACATACCTTCTCGTTGGATGACGCACACCTGAACGCGCTTCGCCCTGGTAAACGAACCTATCATACAATCATTCCTGGCTTTCTCACCAAGGACGGAGCTCCGGTAGGCCCGTTTGGAGTGATGGGAGGGTATATGCAGCCGCAAGGGCACTTGCAAGTTGTCATGAATACAGTAGACTTTCACATGAATCCACAAGCAGCATTGGATGCACCTCGGTGGCAGTGGTTGGAAGGGAAGAAGTGTGTCGTTGAACGGGGTGTGCCTGAGCACTTGGCACTGGGTCTCGCAGAGCGAGGACACGGCATTGAGGTTGCCAATGACACTGGAGGATTCGGACGCGGACAAATCATCTGGAGAATGGGGAATGGTGTGTTGGCCGGCGGCACGGAGCCCCGAGCTGATGGAACGATTGCGGCGTGGTAGATATGCAGTCAGACGGTACTGTGATCCCCAGTACTTTACAAAGGAGCTCTGTTGACGATGTCTCTACAAATTTATAGGGAGCTTGTCGTCGCGTTTGTACGAACCGGAGTGGTTGGTTACGGCGGCGGCCCTTCTATCATTCCTCTGATTCGACATGAGGCTGTGACACGCTACAAGTGGGTCAGCGACGAGGAATTCGGGGAAATTCTCGCCTTAGCCAATACCCTTCCAGGTCCAATTGCGACCAAAATGGCCAGCTATCTAGGCTATCGCACGGCCGGAACGATAGGATCACTTGTAGCTCTTGTCTCTCACATTTTACTGAGTGTACTTGGAATGGTATTTCTGTTGGGTGCACTGACTGCATTCCGGAAGTCTCCTATTGTCAGAGGCATGATTTCCGCAGTCGATCCCGTTGTTGTCGTGATGCTGGGCATCATGGCCTACGAGTTTTCTGCCAAATCGGTAAAAGGACTTGGCAAATGGCTGAGTCTGGGCTTTGGGGTACTCATCTTTATACTCATTGAGGTTGTTCACGTGCCGGTAGGTTTTATTGTTGCAGGGGCTCTGCTCTACGGAGCTTTTCACTTGCGTCTTGCCGGCCGCTTACGAAAGAAGCACAGTGACGGTAAGACGGACAAGGGGGCATCTTTGTGAATTCGTGGCATGTATTCCTTGGGTTTCTGATTGCCAATTTACTCGGCTACGGCGGGGGGCCTTCGACGATTCCGCTGATGCAGTCCCAGATTGTGACGCATTATCAGTGGATGAACAATGCCCAATTTGCAAATCTGTTGGCTATCGGCAATGCCCTTCCTGGTCCGATTGCAACGAAAATCGCAGCAGCCGTGGGGTATCAGGAAGGGGGGGCTCTAGGACTTCTTCTCGGCATTGTGGCTACGGTTGTGCCGTCTGCTGTTGCACTTATTCTTATGTTAAAGGTGCTGAACAAATTCCGTCAGTCACGCGTCGTAAAAGGCATGACCATGGTTGTGCAGCCAGTGATAGCCATTCTGATGATACTGTTGACTTGGCAGGTGTTTCACGATTCCACTAGAGGGTTGGGCATTCTGCAGACCGTCATTATTGCGCTTGTTTCGTTATGGGCTATTAAGGTGCGGAAGATTCACCCTGCACTTGTGATTGTTGCCGCTTTTGTCTACGGGGGAGTTGTCTTGCCGTTAATCTAGTCAGCTGGAATAAATGGTGTTTTTATACTGCAACTATCCACAACCCATAAATGCACGCCATAAAAAGAAATCCACAGGGTTATGCACAGAAAACTGTGGATAACTGTGGATAAATCCTGTGGATTACATAATGTGTCTTCAAAACGAG
Proteins encoded in this window:
- a CDS encoding gamma-glutamyltransferase family protein, with the translated sequence MVATSQPLAAQAGMDIMKRGGNAVDAAIATAAALTVVEPTSNGIGGDAFAIVWTNGQLHGLNSSGQAPKTLTLEKVKSLGLTEMPKFGWVPVTVPGVPGAWAELSRKFGKLPLHEVLEPAAVLAETGHPVAPTVAKYWQAAFRRYQEVLKGEEFKYWFETFANQGRPPQPGELWASQGHADTLREIGESSAQSFYQGSLAKQIASFAKDTGGFISEEDLGLFQPEWVHPISVRYHGYDVWELPPNGQGLITLMALNILDGYEFPHREAVETYHRQIEAIKLAFADGKKYITDPHDMTVATKQLLSRKYADERRKIITDTALEPFPGRPDAGGTVYLATADNEGNMVSFIQSNYMGFGSGLVVPGTGIALQNRGHTFSLDDAHLNALRPGKRTYHTIIPGFLTKDGAPVGPFGVMGGYMQPQGHLQVVMNTVDFHMNPQAALDAPRWQWLEGKKCVVERGVPEHLALGLAERGHGIEVANDTGGFGRGQIIWRMGNGVLAGGTEPRADGTIAAW
- a CDS encoding chromate transporter, which codes for MNSWHVFLGFLIANLLGYGGGPSTIPLMQSQIVTHYQWMNNAQFANLLAIGNALPGPIATKIAAAVGYQEGGALGLLLGIVATVVPSAVALILMLKVLNKFRQSRVVKGMTMVVQPVIAILMILLTWQVFHDSTRGLGILQTVIIALVSLWAIKVRKIHPALVIVAAFVYGGVVLPLI
- a CDS encoding chromate transporter translates to MSLQIYRELVVAFVRTGVVGYGGGPSIIPLIRHEAVTRYKWVSDEEFGEILALANTLPGPIATKMASYLGYRTAGTIGSLVALVSHILLSVLGMVFLLGALTAFRKSPIVRGMISAVDPVVVVMLGIMAYEFSAKSVKGLGKWLSLGFGVLIFILIEVVHVPVGFIVAGALLYGAFHLRLAGRLRKKHSDGKTDKGASL